Below is a window of Streptomyces sp. WMMB303 DNA.
TGCGCGGTCTGCGGAATCTGCGGCGCAACTCGAACAGCACCGGGAAGCCGAGGCCCCCGGCGATCACCGCGGCCGACAGCGGCAGGCAGATCCACGGGTCGGTGACGAAACCCATCAGGCTGTCGGAGTAGAGCGCGAAGCCCGCGTTGTTGAACGCCGAGACGGCGTGGAATACGCCCAGCCACACCGCGCGCGGCAGGGACTCGTCGTAGGCGGTGGCGAACCGCCCGGCCAGGATCGCCGCGGTGACCGCCTCCAGCAGCAGGCTGACCTTCACCACGCGGACGACGACCGTGCGCACGTCGCTCAGGCCCAGGGTCTTGGTCTCGGTCGCGGCGGTGAGCCGGGCCCGCAGCCCCATCCGGTGGGAGACCAGCAGCACCAGCCAGGAGGCGAACGTCATGATCCCGAAGCCGCCGACCTGGATCAGCGCGAGGATCACCGCCTGCCCGAACCCGCTCCAGTAGCCGGGGGTGTCGACCACGACCAGCCCCGTCACACACACCGCCGAGGTGGAGGTGAACAGCGCCTCCAGCCCGGTGGCCGAGCCTGTCCCGGCCTTGGCCACCGGAAGCATCAGCAAACCGGTCCCGATGCCGATCGCCATGGCGAAGCCGACCACGACCATCTGGGCGGGGTGCCGCACGCGGGGCCGCCACCGGGTCACCACAGCACGCCCTCCGCCCCGCACACACATCCGACGTTTGTTCGCACCGGGAGACGATAAGCAATCGCGCCGCGGTCCTGGGAACCGGTACCCCCGATGGCCGCGCGGACCTGCCCCGCGGGCCGGGAACCACCCGGACGTCGCCACCGCACCGGCCGCAGCACGGCCGAGGCCGCAGCCTCGTCGGCTGCGGCCTCGGCTTCCGGTACCCGGCACCTGCGGCGCCGGTCACCGGGGTGCTACTTCTTGGCGCCTTCGGACGTGCTCTTGGCGGAGGACTCGACCGCGTCGGAGAGCGTGCCGTGCTCCAGGCTGTCCTCGATCGCGGCCACGGTCTGGTCGATCAGCTCCTCCTGCTGCTTCTGCTCCTTGGCCCGCAGGTACGCCTGGCGCTCCTGGTGGAAGGACTTCAGCGTGGCGATGCACATGCCGATCATCACGATGCTGAACGGCAGCGCGATGACGATCGCCGCTGTCTTCAAGGTGTTCAGCGACGCGGCTCCGGCACCGAGATCGGAGGCCAGCAGCAGCGCGATGGCGACGGCACCCTCGGCGAGCGCCCAGAACACCCGGCTCCAGACCGGCGGGTTGGGGTCGCCGCCGGAGGCCAGCATGTCGACCACGTACGAGCCGGAGTCCGAGGAGGTGACGAAGAACAGCACGATCAGCAGGATCGACACACCGGCGACGAACTTGCCACCGGGCAGCGTGTCGAGCATCTCGAACAGCGCGTTGTTGGTGCTGATCGCGCCGTCGTGGACGTAGTCGTGCTTGTCGTTCATCTGCTGGAAGAGGCCGGTGCCGCCGAAGATGGCGAACCAGACGAAGGTCAGCAGAGTGGGGACGAGCAGCACGCCGCAGACGAACTGGCGCACCGTGCGGCCGCGGGAGATGCGGGCGATGAAGATGCCGACGAACGGCGCCCAGGAGATCCACCAGCCCCAGTAGAAGACGGTCCAGCCGTTGACCCAGCTGGTGCCCTCCTTGCCGTGGGCGGCGCCGGTGTCGAAGCTGAGCTGCAGCACGTTCTGCAGGTACCCGCCGACGTCCTGCGCCAGCCCGTTGAGCAGGAACACCGTCGGCCCGGCGATCAGCACGAAGAGCATGATGATGGCTGCCACGCCCATGTTGATGTTGGACAGCCACTTGATGCCCTTGCCGATGCCGGTGACCACCGACACGGTGGCGATGCCGGTGATGCAGGAGATCAGGACGACCAGCAGCAGCTTGCTGTTCGGATCGTCCACCCAGCCGAGGAAGTTCATTCCGCTGGCGACCTGCATGACGCCGAAGCCGAGCGAGGTCGCCACACCGAAGAGGGTGCCCACGACCGCGACCGTGTCGATGACGTTGCCCAGGAAGCCGTTCACCCTGTTGCCGAGGATCGGCTCCAGCGCCCAGCGGATGGAGACCGGACGCCCCTTGCGGTGCACGGAGTAGGCGACGGCCAGCCCGACGACCACGTAGATCGCCCAGGGGTGGATGCCCCAGTGCAGGAACGTCTGCACCATGGCGAACTGCTCGCGGGCGGCCGCTCCCTCGCCGATGCCCGGCCGGGGCGCGTGGAAGAAGTTCAGCGGCTCGGCGACGCCCCAGAAGACCAGACCGATGCCCATGCCTGCGGCGAACAGCATGGCGAACCAGGAGAGCGTACTGAACTCCGGCTTCTCATGGTCCTTACCGAGCTTGATGTCCCCGTAGCGCCCGATCCCGATCCAGATGACGAAGATCACGAAGAGCGAGACCAGAGCCATGTAGAACCAGCTCAGGTTGCCGACGATCCCGTCCTGAATATTCTGCACCTGCTCAGCGGCCGTGTCCTGGCCGATGACGGCATAGAGCACGAAGAGCAGGATGACGGCGGCCGAGGGGTAGAAGACCCACGGCGCGATCGAGCCATCTCTCGGTGGCGCCGGAGGCTTCGCCTCCGGCTCTTGGTCAGATGTTCTGGCCGTTGTCTGCGCAGCCACGCGTTCATCCTTTGCGGTCAGGTTCATAGGCCACCAGGTCGAAGGGAGTCTCCGGCCTGTCGCGGCAGCTGCCCCAAAACCTTCATGTCATTCATTACGAAAGGATTACTGTCAACAGCCAAAACGGAACGAGAGGTTCATCACAGCGCTTACGAGTCGAACCATGCCGTCTGACCAGCACTTCTTTCTGCAGGACGGCGAGCAGGGGGCAAACCGGCTGACCCACTCGCGCCCGAAATCCCGAACCGGCACACACGGCGGCGAGTAACGGATCAGCCACACACGGCCCTGTGCAGATGGCGCGGACGGCTCGGTGCACGGCGGACGGTTGCGGCCCCGCCCCCGCGGAAGCGCGGCGCGCTCCGGCGCAGCACCGTGCACAGCCGCTCCCCCGAGACCCGGGCTCACGTGTCATCCCCGCACATCTGGGAACTCCCGCACCAGTAGCCACCCGTACTCAGCACAGCGTGGCCCGGCCGGGCCGGGTCAGCGGGACGGATCCACCATGACCAGCGGATACACGGGTCCCGGGGATTTCGGCCGGGACCCGTTCGAGGAGTTCATCGCGCACTTCCTGCGCGGAGCCCGGCCCGGGAACGGCGGACAGTTCAGCGATCCCCGCTACTACGACTTCCTCCGGTTGATGAGCGAGCCCGCACGGCAGCTCGTCTCCGACGCGGCCTCCTACGCCGCCGAGCACGGCAGCGAGGATCTGGACACCGAGCATCTGCTGCGGGCGGCCCTCGCCGCCGAACCCACCCGCAGCATGGTCTCCCGGGCCGGAGCCGACCCCGACGCGCTCGTCGCCGAGATCGACCGCGAGGTCGGGACCGGGCAGCCCCGCAACTCGCTGTCCGTCAGCCCCGCGGTCAAGCGGGCGCTGATGGACGCGCACGAGATCGCACGCGCCCGCGGCGCCTCCTACATCGGCGCCGAGCACGTACTGGTCGCGCTCGCCGCAAACCGCGACTCCACCGCCGGCCAGATCCTCAACTCGGCCCACTTCGACCCACGTTCGGCCGCCTCGGGCAGCGGCTCCGGAGCCGGGCAGGGCGGCGGAGCGGAGGCACCGGCGCGCGGCGGTACGGAGACGCGCCCCAGCAACACCCCCAAGCTGGACAAGTTCAGCCGCGACCTGACCGACCTGGCCCGCGAGGGCCGGATCGACCCGGTCATCGGCCGGGACGAGCAGATCGAGCAGACCGTGGAGGTCCTCGCCCGGCGGGGCAAGAACAATCCGGTGCTGATCGGAGAGGCAGGTGTCGGGAAGACGGCCATCGTGGAGGGCCTGGCCCAGCGCATCGCCGACGGCGACGTACCCGACAACCTGCTGGGCCGACGGGTCGTCCAGCTCGACTTCGGCAGCGTCGTCGCGGGCACCCGCTACCGGGGCGACTTCGAGGAGCGGCTCACCGGCATCATCGACGAGATCCGCGCCCACACCGAGGAACTCATCGTCTTCATCGACGAGCTGCACACCGTGGTCGGGGCCGGAGGCGGCGGGGAGAGCGGGTCGATGGACGCGAGCAACATGCTCAAACCGCCGCTCTCCCGCGGCGAACTCCACGTCATCGGCGCCACGACCCTGGAGGAGCACCGGCGGTACATCGAGAAGGACGCGGCGCTGGCCCGGCGCTTCCAGCCGGTCCTGGTCCCCGAGCCCACCGCGGCGGACGCCGTCGAGATCCTGCGCGGCCTTCGGGACCGCTACGAGGCCCACCATCAGGTGCGCTACACCGACGAGGCACTCGTGGCCGCGGTGGAGCTGTCCGACCGCTATCTGACCGGGCGCTTCCTGCCCGACAAAGCCATCGACCTGCTGGACCAGGCGGGCGCCCGGGTGCGGCTGCGTACCGCGACCCGCGGCACGGACGTGCGGGCGCTGGAGCGCGAGGCGGAACAGGTGCGCCGCGACAAGGACCAGGCGGTGGCCGCGGAGGACTACGAGCGGGCCACGCAGCTGCGGGACCGGCTCGCGGAACTGGAGGAGGCGATCGGCCGCGACGGGCACAAGCAGGAGACCCGCTCCGGCCACCGGATCGTGGAGGTCACGGTCGAGGACATCGCCGACATCGTCTCGCAGCAGACCGGCATCCCCGTCAGCAACCTCACGCAGGAGGAGAAGGAGCGGCTGCTCGGGCTGGAGGAACGGCTGCAGCAGCGGGTCGTCGGGCAGGACGAGGCGGTCACGGTCGTCGCCGACGCCGTGCTGCGCTCGCGCTCCGGTCTCTCCAGCCCGGAACGGCCCATCGGCAGCTTCCTCTTCCTGGGACCCACCGGCGTCGGCAAGACGGAGCTGGCCCGGGCACTGGCGGAGGCGCTGTTCGGCTCGGACGAGAAGATGGTGCGGCTCGACATGAGCGAGTACCAGGAGCGGCACACCGTCAGCCGGCTCGTGGGCGCACCGCCCGGATACGTGGGACATGAGGAGGCCGGACAGCTCACCGAGACCGTGCGGCGCAATCCCTACTCGCTCCTGCTGCTGGACGAGGTGGAGAAGGCGCATCCGGACGTGTTCAACATGCTGCTGCAGGTCCTGGACGACGGGCGGCTCACCGACTCCCAGGGCCGCACGGTCGACTTCACCAACACCGTCATCGTGATGACCAGCAACCTCGGTTCGGAGGCCATCACGGGGCGCGGCGCGGTGCTGGGATTCGGTGGCGGCGAGGAGGCCGACGAAGGCGCCCGGCGGGAGCGGGTGCTGCGACCGCTGCGCGAGCACTTCCGCCCCGAGTTCCTCAACCGCATCGACGAGATCGTGGTCTTCCGGCAGCTCGACGACGCGCAGCTGCGGCAGATCACCGATCTGCTGCTGGAGGAGACCCGGCGCCGGGTGCACGCCCAGGACCTGGAGATCGAGTTCTCCCCCGCAGCCGTCGGGTGGCTGGCGCACCGGGGCTACCAGCCCGAGTACGGCGCCCGTCCGCTGCGTCGCACGATCCAGCGCGAGGTCGACAACCGGCTGTCCCGGATGCTGCTGGGCGGCGATCTGGCACCGCATTCCAGGCTGCTGGTCGATGTGGCGGACGGGCAGCTGGAGTTCCGCACCGAGGGTCGTGCGGACCTGGCCGGGGCACGCCCCTGAGGCGCGGCCCCCGCCCACCGCCGCGATAGGGGGCCGGGCACGGCGTCCGCCGTACTGACGGGGCGTCAGAGGCAGCGGGCCGCACCGGCTCCGTCTCGCCCGCCTGGAGCATGCCCGCCCGCAGGCGGGGCCGCTACGGGTTCGGCCGCGAGACGCGCGGGCATGTTCTCCCCGCCGGGCGCGGCAGCGCCGGTCACCGCAGCACGGTCGAGGAGCCACCGTTGGGAGACGTGACGTCGCAGAAGCGGAACCACGACCGCGTCCCGGAATCCGGATCGCACCCGCCCGGAGACGCCGAGTCGGCGCCGTGGGATGCGCCGGGCCACGGCGCCGAGGGCGGGAGCGGCCGCCCCGGGCCGGACGACGGGTACCGGCAGCGAGGGGAGCCGCGGGACGTCTGGTCGGTCGCCGCCGAGCTCGCCGCACCTTCGACGCGCACGGGGACGCGCAGGGCATGACGCGTGAGCAGCAGTGGACGCTGCAGGTGCTGAAGCTCGCGGAGGAGACGGGCGAGGCCGCCCAGGCGGTCATCGGCGTCCAGGGCACGAACCCGCGCAAGGGTCACAGCCATGCCTGGGAGGACGTCCAAGCGGAAGTGGCGGACGTGGTCATCACGGGTCTGGTCGCCCTGGCCCGGATGCGGCCGGAGGACGCGGCGGAATACCTCCAGCGGCAGCTCGCGCAGAAGGCGGCCCGGTTCCCGGACACCGGCCGGGCCGGCCGGGAGCCCTCTGCTGTGGAGAGCGGACGGGCGCAGCCCTCCGGCACCCGGCGGTCGACGGCGTAGCGGAAGGCGCCGGTGTCCGCGCTGACGAGGCAGTGACGGGCAGCCCCTTGTCGGGCACACCGGCGGTCTCAGGGCGCGGTCAGCGCGGTGAAGTCCTGTACGAAGCGGGTGAGGAGGCGGGCCAGGGCCGCGCGGTCCGGCTCCGGCCAGTCGCGCAGGGCCTCGGCCACGATGCTGCCGCGGAACTGTCTGACGCGGGCGAGCAGCGCCCACCCCTCGTCGGTGAGCACCAGGAGGGAGCGCCGCCCGTCCCGCTGGTCGGCCTCCCTGCGCAGCAGCCCGGCGTCCCGCGCCTGGGCGGCCAGCCGACTGGCACGCGGCTGGTCGACCCCGAGCACCGTGGCCGCCTCGGTGACGGTGAGCGAGCTGCCCGCCTCGCCCTCGGCCGCGACCGCGTCCACCAGTTCGACGACCGCGTCCGGCGGCCCGGCGTGCGGTCCCGTGCGTTCACCGCGCCGCTCCGCGAGCCGGGCCAGCGCACGCCGCTTCTGCACCCGGCGCAGCGCGGCCAGCGCGGACTCCAGGGCCGCGACCTCGGGTTCCGGGTTGTTCACGGCACGCTCCCGCCCAGCTCGTCACATGTCAAAATACATTCACATGTTATTTTACATGTATTACTCTCCTCAGGGGACGGAGACCGGCATGGACGCGACCAAGCCCATCGGATACTGGCTCAAGCACCTGCACGACCTGCTGGAGCGGCACTTCGACGCCACCCTCGCCGATCTGGACGTCGGCCGGCGGCACTGGCAGGTGCTGAACACGCTCAGTCGCGGCCCGGCCTCGCGCGAGGAAGTGATAAGCGCGCTCGCCCCGTTCCGGGAGGCGGGAGCGGTGGAACCGGCGGAGATTCTCGACGGCCCCGGGAACAGTCTCGCCGCCCGCGGATGGACAACCGCCGCGGGACGACACATCGGCCTCACCCCGGAGGGCCGCGCCGCGCATGCCCGGATCGCCGACCGGGTCGCCCGCAGCCGCCGCACCGTCCTGGGCGAACTCACCCCCGAGCAGTACACCGCGACAGTGCACACCCTCTCGGTCATGGCGGCGAACGTGGAGGCCGACCTCGCCTCCGGAGGGCGCCCGGCCTGAACGCCGAGCCTCCGGGCGGCCGGGGCCGGCTCAGGCAGGCGGGGCCGGCAGCGCGGCGAGCCACTCGGTCAGCATCCGGTTGATCTCCTCCGGACGCTCCTGCTGGATCCAGTGGCCGCAGTTCTCGAGGATGTGCGAGGCGTACAGACCGGGAAGCGTCACGGGGTAGGCGTCGACGGCCTCGGCCATCGAGGTGGTGGAGGCGTCCCGGCCGCCGCCGACGAACAGCGAGGGCTGGGTGAGCGGCGCACCGTCGAAGTCCGCGAGCTCCTCCCAGTCCCGGTCCATGTTGCGGTAGCGGTTCAGCGCCCCGGTGAACCCGGTGCGCTCGAACTCCCCCGCGTAGAGATCGAGTTCCTCCTCGGTCAGCCAGGAGGGCAGCCGCTCGGCGGGGAACCGGTCGCGCATCCGGCCGCCGGGGGCGACGAAGTGCGGGGCGGGTGCGCCGTCCGCGGGCATGGTCTCCGCGGACAGCGCGGCGTAGACACCCGCGAGCCAGCCGCGCACGTCCGGCTCGATCTCACCCTCCGCCCGGCCGGGCTGCTGGAAGTAGGAGATGTAGAACTCCTCGCCCCTGCCGATCCGGGAGAAGACCTCGGAGGGCCGGGGGCCGCCCCGCGGGCTGTAGGGGACGCTCAGCATCCCCACGGCCCGGAAGACGTCCGGTCGCAGCAGACCGGAGTTCGCGGCGATCGGCGAGCCCCAGTCGTGCCCGACGACGACCGCGGTCCGCTCCCCCAGGGCGTGCACGACCGCGACGTTGTCCTCCACCAGGTCGAGCATCCGGTAAGCGGCCGTCTCGGCGGGCTTCGAGGAGCGGCCGTAGCCGCGTACGTCGATCGCGACAGCGCGGTATCCGGCCGCTGCCAGCACGGGCAGTTGGCGGCGCCAGGAAAACCAGGACTCGGGGAAGCCGTGCACGAGCAGCACCAGCGGACCGGCACCCTGTTCGACCAGATGGATCCGGCCCGCCGGGGAGGGCACCAGCCGGTGGGTCAGGGGCGGAATCCGGTCGATCCGGTCGGTCTGGTCGGTGGCCTGCCGGGACATCTACCCCTCCGGAGCTGCGGAACTGGCGAACGCCGCGCCCGGCCGGCCGGCGACCGGGCACCCTGGCAATGATCATGGGGCCTGCCCCCGCCCGAACGCCACCCCCCGTATCCCCTCGGGCGTTGACGGTCGGGCGTTGACGGCGCCGGACGCGCCCCGTCGCGTCCCGCGCCGCGCCCCCGGCGTCAGCCGTCCGCCCCCGCGGAGTGCGAGCCCACGGCGGGCAGCAGCCGGAGCTTCTCGTCGCTCTCCGAGCCGGGGACGGCCGTATACACCAGCAATGTCTGCCCCTGATCGGGATCGAGGAGCACCTGGCAGTGCACCTCGATCTCCCCCAGCTCGGAGTGCAGGAACCGTTTCGGCTCCACCCGCGGCGCCCCGACCTCATGGGCGCTCCAGTACCGGGCGAACTCCTCGCTGACCGCCAGCAGTTGTTCGACCAACTCCTCGGCCCGGCTGCCCCGGCCCTGCCGGGAGTAGGCGGCCCGCAGCCCCGAGGCGAAGAACCGGCTGTGCCGCGGATGGTCCTCCTCCGGGTACAGCAGCCGGGTGGCCGGGTCGGTGAACCAGCGGTGGTACAGGCTGCGGGCCATTCCGGTGAACCGGGACTCGTCACCGAGGAGCCCGGTCGCCAGAGGGGTCTGCCAGAGCGTCTCGGCGAGGTCGTTGACGACCTGTGCCGGGGTGTCGTCCAACCGGCCGAGGATCCGCATCAGTCCAGGAGTGATGTGGTCCGAACCGGCCCGTGGGGGTGCGTTGTGTCCCGCGACCTGGAAGAGATGGTCCCGCTCGGGGAGCGAGAGATGCAGCCCCTGGGCGATCGCGGCCAGCATCGGCGCCGACGGCTGCGGCCCCCGCTGCTGCTCCAGGCGGCTGTAGTAGTCCGTGGACATACCGCTCAGCGCCGCCGCCTCCTCGCGGCGCAGCCCGCTGGTCCTGCGCCGCGGGCCACGGGGCAGCCCCACGTCCTCCGGTTGCAGAGCCTCCCTGCGGGTGCGCAGGAAGTCCGCGAGCTGTGCTCGGTCCACGGTCTGCACTCCCTGTCCGTCGCTCCCCGGTACGGTGCCATTCTCCCTCTCCCGCGGTCGCCTACAGGAGCATGCCCCCCGATGCCTCGATGCGCTGACCGGTGATCCAGGACGTACCCTCGGCGAGCAGCGCCGCGGCGGCGGCTCCGATGTCGTCCGCCTCGCCGACCCTGCCCCGCGCGGTGACCGCACCGAGAGCGGACCGGGTCTCCTGCCGGTCGCGGACGGCGCCACCGCCGAAGTCGGTCGCGGTGGCGCCGGGAGCCAGGACGTTGACGGCGATACCGCGCGGTCCCAGTTCCTTGGCGAGGTAGCGGGTGAGGACCTCGACCGCGCCCTTCGCCGCGGCGTACGCGGAGGTCTCGGCGGCGACGAAGCGGGTCAGTCCGGTGGAGATGTTGAGGATCGTGCCGCCGTCCCCGAGCAGTGGGAGCAGCGTCCGGGTGAGGAAGAAGACGCCCTTGACGTGGACGTTCATCAGCCCGTCGAACTCCTCCTCGGTGGTCTCCACGAACGGCTTGTGCACACCGTGTCCGGCGTTGTTGAGCAGGATGTCGAACTCCTCGCGGTCCCAGTGCTCCTCGAGGGCGCCGCGCACGGCGTCGGCGAAGGCCGGGAAGGCGGCCGTGTCCGAGGTGTCGAGCGGCAGCGCGACCGCTGTCCGGCCCATCGCGCGAAGCTGTGCGACGACGGCCTCGGCCTCGTCGGCGTGCGAGCGGTAGGTGAGCAGCACATCGGTGCCGGCCTCGGCGAGGTGCAGCGCGGTGCTGCGGCCCAGCCCGCGGTTGGCACCGGTGATCAGAGCGATGCGGGTCATGCCGTGTTCTCCGTTCACGAAGCGGGGTTCCTGCAGCTCAACGGTGCCGCGGGTGGGGAACGGGAGGAAGGCAGCAGCTGTCCGGGGAGCGGCGGTCCCCCCTTAGGGTGCGAGGGGGCGGCGGAGAACGGGGCTTCGGCCACCGTGAACTTTTCCGTCCACCCCGCCGTCGAAGACTGTGCACGGTGCGACGGCGGGGGGCCGGCACGAGCAGGGACACGAGCAGGGAGTCGACGTAAGCGATGGCACCGGACGCGGACATGATCTATGCCACCCCGAGGGCGAACCGGCGCGTACGGACGACCCCTGCCGCGAACGGCAGCCTCCTCGCGCGGCGCCACCGGCTCCGGCATCCGGCGAGAGCCGCCACGTCGGCTGCCACAGCGCTGGTGGCAGCGGGACTGCTGGCCGGGTGCGGCAGCCAGGACGGCGGCACTCCGGAACTCCGGCGGGTCTCCGGTGAGGCGACGCCCGCGGGCATCGCCCCGTCCGGCAAGGAGAAGGGCGACAGCGGGAAGGAGAGCGGCGGCAAGGACAAGAAGGGCGACGGTGGGAGCACCGAGCCTTCCACGTCGTCCTCGAAAGGCTCCGGCAGCACCGGGGACGGTGGTTCCGGTGGCGGCGGCGCGGAAGCCGGTGGCGATGGCGCCGAGCCCGGCTCGGGCTCGGGAGGCGCGTGCGCGGCATCCGATCTCAAGGCGTCCATAGGCCCCAACCATCCGGGGGCCGGCCAGCACCACCACGCGCTGGTCTTCACGAACAACTCCGGCAGCACCTGCACGATGAGCGGCTTCCCGGGGTTCGCCTTCGTCGACGCCTCGGGGAACCGGGTCTCCGTCCCCCCGCAGCGCGAGGGCAGCGGCTCGCAGCAGGTCGAGCTGGCGCCCGGCTCGAGTGCCTGGGCGCCGCTGTCGTTCGCCGACCCACGAATGACGGGTACCGCGACCGTCACCCCGGACGGCGCGCTGCTCACCCCGCCCGACCAGCAGTCCTCGCTGCGGGTGGGGTGGTCCGGCGGTCCGGTGACCGCCTCGGGGGACGCCTCGGTACCGAAGATCGGCCCGGTCTCCCCCGGCACCGGCGGCTGAACGCCGCGCGCCACGTACGCAGTCCGCAGGCCCCGAAAGGATCCAGATGAGCGAGCAGCACACCGACCGGCCCAGCAGCCCGGCGGCGGACTCCGCGCCGTGGTGGGCCGGCACCGGGCCGGTGGGCGGAATCGTGCTGATCCTGCTGGGCGTGGGGGTGGCCGCTGTCCTCTTCCGCACCGGCCACGCGGCCCCGGACGCCTACCTGAACCTGTACGGAGCCGCCAAGGTCGTGGCCGTCGGTCTGGTGGTCGCGGGCACCGGCCTGCTCGCCGAGCGGCGCCGCAGGCGTGAGACGTGCGACGCCGCTCGGCCGGACGAGAAGCAGTAGCCGGGCCGGGGCCCGCCGGGCCGCTCAGTCCGCGGCGGACCGCGGGCGCAGCACCACCGGGAGGGTCTGGTGGCCGTTGCTGATGAGCGAGGGCACGGGGCGCAGCTCCTCTTCCGGGACGCCCAGCCGGGCCTCGGGGAAGCGGGCGAAGAACTTCTCCAGCGCCGTGATGCCTTCCAGGCGGGCGAGCGGGGCGCCGAGGCAGAAGTGCACACCGTGGCCGAAGGCGAGGTGCTCGGGGCCGGGGGCGGTGCGGGTGAGGTCGAAGGTGTCCGCGCTCTCGCCGTGCCAGTCGGGGTGCCGGTTGGCGGCGGCGTACGAGGCGAGGACGGGCTCGCCCTTGGCGATGACCTGCCCGTCGGGCAGCGGGATGTCGCGGACGGCGAAGCGCAGCGGCAGATGCTTGACGGCCGGCTCGAAGCGCAGCGTCTCCTCGACCACGTCGGCCCAGCCGGCGCGGCCCTCCCGGACGAGCGCCAGCTGCTCGGGGTGGGTGAGCAGCACGGTGATGGCCTGGTCGAGGAGGTTGACCGTGGTCTCGTAACCGGCGCTGATCATCAGCAGCAGGGTGTCGCGCAGTTCGGCCTCCGAGAGCGCCGACCCGTCTCCCTCCTCGTCCCGCGCGTCGATGAGCAGGGAGGTCATGTCCTCGCCGGGCTGCTCGCGCTTCTCGGCTATCAGCTCGTCGAGCACTCCGTAGAGGCTCGCGGTGTTGGCGGCGGCCTCCTCGGGGGTCAGCGTGGTGGCGAAGACGTTGTCGACCAGTTGGCGGAAGCCCGCCCGGCGCTCCTCCGGCACCCCCATCAGGTGGCAGATCACCTGGATGGGCAGCGGGTAGGCGAACAGCTCCCGCACATCCGCCGCTTCACCCTCCGGGGTGCGCGCCAGCACGTCCAGCAGGTCGTCGACGATGCTCTCGACGCGCTCGCCGAGCGCCGCCACGCGGCGTGCGCTGAAGGACGGGGCCACCATCCGGCGCAGC
It encodes the following:
- a CDS encoding DUF4232 domain-containing protein; protein product: MAPDADMIYATPRANRRVRTTPAANGSLLARRHRLRHPARAATSAATALVAAGLLAGCGSQDGGTPELRRVSGEATPAGIAPSGKEKGDSGKESGGKDKKGDGGSTEPSTSSSKGSGSTGDGGSGGGGAEAGGDGAEPGSGSGGACAASDLKASIGPNHPGAGQHHHALVFTNNSGSTCTMSGFPGFAFVDASGNRVSVPPQREGSGSQQVELAPGSSAWAPLSFADPRMTGTATVTPDGALLTPPDQQSSLRVGWSGGPVTASGDASVPKIGPVSPGTGG
- a CDS encoding cytochrome P450; translation: MSVPELLTLDPTGSDPHGEHKALHARGPATRVDLLGVTAWSVSDPALLKKLLTGPDVSKDARQHWPQFAETVPTWPLALWVAVENMFTSFGSDHRRLRRMVAPSFSARRVAALGERVESIVDDLLDVLARTPEGEAADVRELFAYPLPIQVICHLMGVPEERRAGFRQLVDNVFATTLTPEEAAANTASLYGVLDELIAEKREQPGEDMTSLLIDARDEEGDGSALSEAELRDTLLLMISAGYETTVNLLDQAITVLLTHPEQLALVREGRAGWADVVEETLRFEPAVKHLPLRFAVRDIPLPDGQVIAKGEPVLASYAAANRHPDWHGESADTFDLTRTAPGPEHLAFGHGVHFCLGAPLARLEGITALEKFFARFPEARLGVPEEELRPVPSLISNGHQTLPVVLRPRSAAD